The Pyrodictium delaneyi genome contains a region encoding:
- a CDS encoding TIGR04084 family radical SAM/SPASM domain-containing protein: MLWFVLTTGACNLRCQYCGGGFPPEYSPPRPVYGAEKLVESIRRLDPDPVIFFYGGEPLVNPKLIMEVMDLLPEARYGIQTNGLLYRQLPEEYWARFHRVLLSIDGVEEITDRWRGRGVYRRVLKALRFLRELQRRRGGPGAVIARMAVTHDTVIDRDVLHLLLDLGFDKAHWQLDAVWSPPWPIGRWARESYLPGLRRLAKWVAEKPWERLSRVVPFHGIVSALYNGGYRWYPCGAGRDAVAVNTDGRILACPIAVREEWAVLGRLGEWRGQLAHPRLLPERCRRCSYLPLCGGRCLYAQMEDAYWPRELLEELDWVTRRTIDIVLSVVVPAVERALEKGLMEPSSVYYDPLEESTEVIP; the protein is encoded by the coding sequence ATGCTCTGGTTCGTGTTGACAACTGGGGCTTGCAACTTGCGCTGCCAGTACTGTGGCGGGGGGTTTCCCCCAGAATACTCGCCCCCTCGTCCAGTATATGGGGCCGAGAAGCTCGTAGAGTCCATCAGACGGCTAGACCCGGATCCGGTGATCTTCTTCTACGGCGGAGAGCCACTAGTTAACCCGAAGCTGATAATGGAGGTTATGGATCTCCTGCCGGAGGCCCGTTACGGGATACAGACCAACGGGCTACTCTACCGCCAGCTCCCCGAGGAGTACTGGGCCCGGTTCCACCGCGTCCTGCTCAGCATAGACGGCGTCGAGGAGATCACTGACCGGTGGAGGGGCCGCGGCGTCTACCGCCGCGTACTGAAGGCCCTAAGGTTCCTCAGAGAGCTGCAGAGGCGCCGAGGAGGCCCCGGGGCTGTCATAGCCAGGATGGCGGTGACCCATGACACGGTTATCGACAGAGATGTGCTGCACCTCCTCCTGGACCTTGGTTTCGACAAGGCTCACTGGCAGCTTGACGCGGTCTGGAGCCCGCCGTGGCCCATAGGCCGCTGGGCTAGGGAGAGTTACCTCCCGGGGCTAAGGAGGCTCGCAAAGTGGGTTGCCGAGAAGCCCTGGGAGAGGCTCAGCCGGGTGGTCCCCTTCCACGGGATAGTCTCAGCGCTCTACAATGGGGGCTACCGCTGGTACCCTTGCGGCGCCGGCCGTGACGCAGTGGCGGTGAACACCGACGGGAGGATACTCGCCTGTCCTATCGCGGTTCGCGAGGAGTGGGCGGTGCTGGGCCGGCTGGGCGAGTGGAGAGGCCAGCTAGCGCATCCGAGACTTCTCCCAGAGCGATGCCGGAGGTGCAGCTACCTCCCGCTATGCGGAGGCCGTTGTCTCTACGCTCAGATGGAGGACGCGTACTGGCCTCGGGAGCTGCTAGAGGAGCTGGACTGGGTCACCCGGAGAACCATCGACATCGTCCTATCGGTGGTAGTGCCAGCGGTGGAAAGAGCCCTGGAAAAAGGGCTTATGGAGCCGTCTAGCGTCTATTACGATCCGCTCGAGGAGTCGACGGAGGTTATCCCCTAG
- a CDS encoding thioredoxin domain-containing protein, with protein MIRSSMRLDMKGFSRTKLAGAIVVAITALAALIVFVSIMVDVDASKVYTEFLEGGYTITSSKLFQEKVLDTGGAVAVMFRSDTCPTCERMYPYWRMLEEKALSLGFKAYDVKLTRDTSTIFNKYMVQDLPTFIVFYDGKPIARYVGPFTPEDGNVTRAMIDWVLGALEGRSLGAEKAESATDQQTWAAGAALAASVAAAAAAGVVSAFSPCVLPLLITNSVALARRRKNPGIAGCLVCSLSAFAGIMAVGVVFLLASGLLAGVQTVLTGIVAVAVMAAGISSLFGLPAEIPVTRSIRSGSLAAFCGLYGFLALQCNLPLVVGALLLVAGSGGFTQGLLVLLAFSLGLSLPLSVAVYFGPRLAVLTSRTGVLERLGGAVMVLAGAVLLAYSLGLI; from the coding sequence ATGATCAGGAGTTCTATGAGGCTCGATATGAAGGGCTTTAGCCGTACTAAGCTAGCAGGAGCTATTGTAGTAGCGATTACGGCACTAGCAGCGTTAATAGTATTTGTATCAATAATGGTTGATGTTGATGCGTCGAAAGTATATACAGAATTCCTCGAAGGCGGTTACACGATTACGAGTAGCAAGCTCTTCCAAGAAAAGGTTCTAGATACTGGCGGAGCCGTAGCTGTAATGTTCCGTTCAGACACGTGTCCGACATGTGAACGTATGTACCCGTACTGGAGGATGCTCGAGGAGAAGGCCTTGTCTCTAGGATTTAAAGCCTATGATGTGAAACTCACACGGGACACTAGCACTATATTCAACAAGTACATGGTTCAAGATCTTCCTACATTTATAGTATTCTACGATGGCAAGCCCATAGCCAGGTACGTGGGTCCATTCACACCTGAGGACGGAAACGTGACCAGGGCGATGATAGACTGGGTGCTAGGTGCTCTCGAGGGCCGCAGTCTCGGGGCCGAGAAGGCTGAGTCGGCCACAGACCAGCAGACGTGGGCGGCGGGAGCGGCGTTAGCAGCCTCTGTAGCAGCTGCAGCGGCTGCCGGTGTTGTGTCGGCTTTCTCTCCTTGTGTCCTACCGCTGCTCATAACCAATAGTGTTGCTCTAGCTCGGCGTCGCAAGAATCCAGGTATAGCCGGCTGCTTAGTCTGCAGCCTCTCAGCCTTTGCCGGCATCATGGCTGTAGGTGTAGTGTTCCTATTAGCCTCCGGCCTCCTTGCCGGAGTACAAACAGTGCTCACGGGAATTGTAGCCGTGGCAGTGATGGCGGCAGGTATTTCATCACTGTTCGGCCTTCCTGCCGAGATACCAGTTACTCGCAGTATCCGCTCTGGCAGCCTAGCAGCATTTTGCGGACTTTACGGGTTCTTGGCTCTTCAGTGTAACCTTCCTCTAGTCGTCGGCGCGTTACTGCTAGTAGCGGGTAGTGGTGGCTTCACCCAGGGCTTGCTTGTGCTCCTTGCATTCTCGCTGGGTCTCTCCCTACCGCTTTCTGTAGCTGTCTACTTCGGCCCCCGTCTAGCTGTGCTAACGAGCCGAACGGGGGTACTCGAAAGACTAGGAGGCGCCGTGATGGTTCTCGCTGGAGCCGTGCTCCTAGCCTACAGCCTAGGCCTCATATAG
- the ccsA gene encoding cytochrome c biogenesis protein CcsA: protein MAIHYTGIVPAAAALVYVAALAYMLLRRDIEISAKLVKRAAILTIVGWLIYWIPFAILDYSLREVFWNTSPGLPLWMRLASAWAGGGGSLYLFATISAIATLYVIRSLAEAKKQDILVMGTAAVTLAAIVSAFANGAFSVMEERPASGAGLNPLLKSPWLYPHPLSTFGGYALLAVGMLALLAGLRRRGFLVYELGWALLTLGIMIGGYWSYETFGWGGYWAWDPVETSELMVWLAATLLPHAMVAVPSLVAFTEYLTLSSVFLGMYVTRSGLSPLHSFAAANIGVLVLLAVALVTLFLAFRRLGEFRLPSLENVRRSPFQAGMLIATIALFAATVFVYATLLLPSVLTAAGYEASVPQMQSGVRYFHPVLYPLLVAMLAAIPLAFTGDKLGWKGYTALLLTTTIVSILAGLAAFQGSLVLAPLSSRETNALMAFGLPWAGLAAAATILYIALRLRNRGGRLAWERMTGISLLHLGLAVVVIGVLLSGTYSFNEAYFIDASLKPGEPLVLPNGVKIELVDYRFELSNSMVDIYTGYAGRATSYLLAWNTLAMLASDYGQKVKQALEAEKLLEANETLRTLVELAVKAHISATRGNITITGAANVTGIDLFTGAKTPIAENINITIELVNPRVMAALEPLRDNLGRVKAAKLRIYISADEAIVAGLLGGNITARTVLDIGFADPVKLVLGNTSFEISQLYLLATGHTGHPAVEHRGNTFTYKPVVVIPSGRVEVGGYHIANPLDVPASLAAYIESRRDPFLQRLLNSGLAEILSSDAVVKALNPPGCEPVAETPHGGCFGYVDVPRTVPETAWLILDLRIERGDKVREETVGLRFESYGEVQGIHGLVTKVVHPRVGLTDVYIAIHAPVVTPEWGVAGYHELLVYYLHAVYQSMNLTPAQRIALAALMASGYMMDTALSINDPAQRGRFLEQAALELYLLAESFNPQNTTIVRQGLPIQVKLVPGVALVWYGTVIMAASAVYTAIIAAYTARKGRA, encoded by the coding sequence ATGGCTATACATTATACGGGTATAGTCCCTGCGGCAGCTGCACTCGTCTACGTAGCGGCACTAGCTTACATGCTTCTCCGCCGCGATATTGAGATATCTGCTAAACTTGTAAAGAGGGCTGCTATACTCACTATAGTAGGCTGGCTAATATACTGGATACCATTTGCGATACTAGATTATAGTCTCCGCGAAGTATTCTGGAATACTAGTCCAGGGCTCCCTCTATGGATGAGGCTTGCCTCGGCCTGGGCGGGTGGAGGAGGAAGCCTATACCTATTCGCAACAATATCGGCCATAGCAACACTCTATGTAATCCGTAGCCTAGCAGAAGCTAAGAAGCAGGATATTCTGGTAATGGGTACTGCTGCTGTAACGCTGGCAGCCATAGTTAGCGCATTCGCTAACGGCGCCTTCAGCGTGATGGAGGAACGCCCGGCTAGCGGTGCTGGGCTTAACCCGCTGCTTAAGAGTCCGTGGCTCTACCCGCACCCCCTCAGTACCTTCGGCGGCTACGCGCTACTCGCGGTAGGCATGCTAGCACTGCTCGCGGGGCTACGCCGCCGCGGCTTCCTAGTCTACGAGCTTGGCTGGGCTCTCCTAACCCTCGGCATCATGATTGGCGGCTACTGGAGCTACGAGACCTTCGGCTGGGGAGGCTACTGGGCATGGGACCCCGTAGAGACAAGCGAACTAATGGTATGGCTTGCAGCCACGCTGCTACCTCACGCTATGGTGGCCGTGCCGAGCCTAGTCGCGTTCACCGAGTACCTAACGCTTTCTAGCGTATTCCTCGGCATGTACGTGACGCGTAGCGGGCTCAGCCCTCTCCACAGCTTCGCCGCAGCCAACATAGGTGTGCTAGTACTCCTCGCCGTAGCCCTTGTTACACTCTTCCTCGCATTCCGCCGGCTAGGCGAGTTCCGCCTCCCAAGCCTAGAGAATGTGCGAAGGAGCCCCTTCCAGGCAGGCATGCTGATAGCCACCATAGCCCTCTTCGCAGCGACCGTATTTGTCTACGCGACACTGCTTCTCCCCTCAGTACTCACTGCCGCCGGGTACGAGGCTAGTGTTCCTCAGATGCAGAGTGGTGTACGCTACTTCCACCCCGTACTCTACCCGCTACTAGTAGCGATGCTAGCAGCAATCCCGCTAGCATTCACAGGAGACAAACTAGGATGGAAAGGATACACAGCACTACTCCTAACAACAACAATAGTGTCGATACTAGCTGGGCTTGCGGCGTTTCAAGGCTCTCTTGTGCTTGCGCCACTCAGCAGCAGAGAGACAAATGCATTGATGGCCTTTGGGCTTCCCTGGGCTGGGCTTGCAGCTGCTGCAACGATACTCTACATAGCTCTGCGGCTACGTAACCGCGGCGGTAGACTCGCATGGGAGCGCATGACGGGGATCAGTCTGCTACACCTGGGTCTAGCTGTTGTCGTCATCGGTGTCTTGCTCAGCGGTACATACTCGTTCAACGAGGCCTATTTCATCGATGCTAGTCTGAAGCCCGGCGAGCCTCTCGTACTCCCGAATGGTGTGAAAATAGAGCTTGTTGATTATCGGTTCGAGCTAAGCAACTCCATGGTAGACATTTATACAGGCTATGCAGGGAGAGCGACTAGCTATCTTCTCGCCTGGAATACTTTGGCGATGTTGGCCTCAGACTACGGCCAGAAGGTTAAGCAAGCGCTTGAGGCTGAGAAGCTGCTTGAGGCAAACGAAACACTACGTACCCTTGTTGAGCTGGCTGTAAAGGCTCATATCTCCGCAACACGCGGCAACATCACTATAACAGGCGCCGCTAATGTGACAGGTATAGACCTATTCACGGGAGCCAAGACACCTATAGCAGAAAACATAAACATAACAATAGAACTCGTGAATCCAAGAGTTATGGCGGCCCTAGAGCCTCTACGGGACAATCTAGGCAGGGTAAAAGCCGCCAAACTCCGCATATACATTAGTGCTGATGAAGCCATTGTGGCGGGGCTACTGGGCGGCAACATTACAGCCCGCACGGTACTCGATATAGGGTTCGCGGATCCGGTAAAACTAGTGCTTGGGAATACATCGTTTGAGATAAGTCAATTGTACCTCTTAGCGACAGGCCATACCGGTCACCCAGCAGTAGAACATCGAGGCAATACCTTCACCTATAAGCCCGTAGTGGTTATCCCGAGCGGCCGTGTAGAGGTAGGAGGATACCATATCGCTAATCCGCTAGACGTGCCAGCGAGCCTCGCAGCTTACATAGAGAGTCGCCGGGATCCCTTCCTACAGAGACTTCTCAACAGCGGCCTAGCTGAGATACTGAGCAGCGATGCTGTAGTGAAAGCTCTGAACCCTCCAGGCTGTGAACCAGTAGCAGAGACACCTCACGGAGGTTGCTTCGGCTACGTGGATGTACCTCGCACGGTTCCCGAGACTGCATGGCTAATTCTAGACCTACGTATTGAACGTGGTGATAAGGTACGTGAGGAGACTGTTGGACTCCGGTTCGAGTCGTACGGAGAAGTACAGGGTATACACGGCCTAGTAACTAAGGTTGTACATCCCCGGGTAGGACTCACAGACGTCTACATAGCGATACATGCGCCAGTGGTTACTCCAGAGTGGGGGGTCGCCGGGTACCATGAACTATTGGTCTACTATCTACACGCGGTGTACCAGTCGATGAACCTGACGCCTGCCCAGCGTATAGCCCTAGCAGCACTCATGGCTTCAGGCTACATGATGGATACAGCTCTCTCGATAAACGATCCAGCTCAGCGCGGCCGCTTCCTCGAGCAAGCAGCGCTCGAACTCTACTTGCTGGCAGAGAGCTTCAATCCTCAGAACACCACCATAGTTCGGCAGGGACTCCCTATCCAGGTCAAACTGGTCCCGGGTGTAGCGCTAGTATGGTATGGTACAGTGATCATGGCGGCTTCAGCAGTCTATACAGCTATCATTGCAGCATATACTGCGAGGAAGGGACGCGCATAA
- a CDS encoding cytochrome c3 family protein: MDTTKAARTLIIVAVFLVALFAYWQLTVPGYFKGVELCGKGCHVTSVLDYEKINHPFWCIGCHGFGVKSEILPGIPLYRDHELEMLVEEHGECLMCHRVPGEFHWKHINATEEDLAKLELMRPVQCTDCHTTAYHGGHKDRPKDDVCLKCHDAEKLHPDMNKKLVAACTKCHSEEPAVDWAIFKKGQIGYGFVADAGLALAADLGVVKTTAPGCLLCHNIPETQGHLKHMGKEYNGKRVECLDCHKNDIPHGEKIGTNVCLDCHNPKETKCHDKGFEEFLLDCYRCHGGFALANETLYLAGKGCEGCHGDTLEKVVGIGLHSSHIPYYACSKCHDVESGSHSRFVESASDPEKCLDCHTKAAGVKSEALQGLRTSTALSFSEDIRHVELVEKAKGNCLKCHDEWHVAGKPRIIYGKSKGEGS; the protein is encoded by the coding sequence GTGGACACCACGAAAGCCGCCAGGACGCTGATAATAGTAGCGGTATTTCTAGTAGCACTCTTTGCTTACTGGCAGCTGACAGTGCCAGGATACTTTAAGGGCGTAGAGTTATGTGGCAAAGGCTGCCACGTGACCAGCGTCCTCGACTACGAGAAGATAAACCACCCCTTCTGGTGTATAGGCTGCCACGGGTTCGGCGTAAAGAGCGAGATCCTGCCCGGGATCCCGCTCTACCGGGACCACGAGCTAGAGATGCTAGTGGAGGAGCACGGCGAGTGCCTAATGTGCCATCGTGTACCCGGAGAGTTCCACTGGAAGCACATTAACGCAACTGAGGAAGACCTAGCCAAGCTAGAGCTAATGCGCCCGGTACAGTGTACAGATTGTCACACCACAGCCTACCATGGAGGTCACAAGGACAGGCCAAAGGATGACGTATGTCTAAAATGTCACGATGCCGAGAAGCTTCATCCAGATATGAATAAAAAATTGGTCGCAGCTTGCACCAAGTGCCACTCTGAGGAGCCTGCTGTAGACTGGGCGATTTTCAAGAAGGGTCAGATAGGCTACGGGTTTGTAGCTGACGCAGGCCTAGCACTTGCAGCAGACCTCGGCGTAGTGAAAACAACGGCCCCGGGCTGTCTCCTTTGCCACAATATACCGGAGACACAGGGTCACCTAAAACACATGGGCAAAGAATACAATGGTAAACGGGTAGAGTGTCTAGATTGTCACAAGAATGATATACCCCATGGCGAGAAGATAGGAACGAACGTATGTCTCGACTGTCATAATCCCAAGGAGACTAAATGCCATGACAAGGGCTTTGAGGAGTTCCTACTAGACTGTTACCGGTGCCATGGCGGCTTCGCGCTGGCTAATGAGACGCTCTACCTGGCCGGCAAAGGCTGTGAAGGCTGTCACGGCGACACTCTCGAGAAGGTTGTAGGCATAGGGCTACACTCTAGCCACATACCCTACTATGCGTGCAGCAAATGCCATGACGTTGAATCGGGAAGCCATAGCCGATTCGTAGAGTCTGCAAGCGATCCAGAGAAGTGCCTCGACTGCCACACGAAGGCCGCAGGAGTCAAGTCTGAGGCGCTTCAGGGACTGAGAACTAGTACAGCCCTATCATTCAGCGAAGACATTAGACATGTAGAGCTAGTGGAGAAGGCTAAAGGCAATTGCCTCAAGTGCCACGACGAGTGGCATGTGGCAGGCAAGCCTAGGATAATCTACGGCAAGAGTAAAGGGGAGGGAAGCTAG
- a CDS encoding multiheme c-type cytochrome, translating to MQKPLAKIVVFWVIALFLLPSIAPLARAATYSWGEEISLSGVQLTTESKDCVECHMRATPFIVYDWYKSKHRMVGVGCYECHSAKPGTRPDVYEHYGYYITTLVTPKQCGRCHPAIAEEFQKSVHAFAGVHAYVLKEEPAYWMILAKQFGWDEHFKVPAEYIETEWVPKIVRDFVGDQNYGKVVLEEDPTNAIIPYNPLGLSIDNYVAQKALYIWGIRGCLGCHGVRMDVKDAFAFPSLDELMQYMKEGKAPEKVVYDPAFMHNHGIGRVNPDGSLGSCEACHPYHGFSVKIARKGAYQACGRCHTGPDHPNDEQWSKSVHGAIFWGEAEDWDWDKPVNNWMPGRDYRAPTCVTCHMAAVFNERGEVKYASSHDVAIISKFKLGKWVYTLPRVAGLPDFAIPTATATQAPVFKSPTTGDTITLVYPEPDWKARRQRAIDMCAQCHTKEYAAAWLKTYDWMIILVDYMRDEYVLTVANMLKAKGLFTPMDEWMVRNLGAMANRPTKMSAAHFGPDFTWWEGIMHFAEKIEEWLIDVYERPAVAKKAPEIREKIEEILPWFKEQWEGEGSTGTVHSLAEVKTAIAKAVEAPSIEAYAQKVETLEPPAKPLVAKAPVKTLGEVSEFSLTLPGSDASREVPVAVFAVFPAAPLLLVFVSRKRAVAA from the coding sequence ATGCAAAAACCCTTAGCCAAGATTGTAGTCTTTTGGGTAATAGCACTCTTCCTCCTTCCCAGCATAGCACCCCTAGCAAGAGCAGCAACCTACAGCTGGGGCGAAGAGATCAGCCTCTCAGGTGTACAGCTAACAACAGAGTCTAAGGACTGTGTAGAGTGCCACATGCGTGCTACACCCTTCATAGTATACGACTGGTATAAGAGCAAGCACCGCATGGTCGGCGTAGGCTGCTACGAGTGTCACAGTGCTAAGCCCGGAACAAGGCCCGACGTCTACGAGCACTACGGCTACTACATAACAACCCTAGTGACGCCCAAGCAGTGTGGCCGCTGCCACCCCGCAATAGCCGAGGAGTTCCAGAAGAGCGTCCACGCGTTCGCCGGAGTACACGCCTACGTGCTGAAGGAGGAGCCAGCCTACTGGATGATCCTAGCGAAGCAGTTTGGCTGGGACGAGCACTTCAAGGTGCCAGCCGAGTATATCGAGACGGAGTGGGTACCTAAGATAGTGCGTGACTTCGTCGGCGATCAGAATTACGGTAAAGTCGTGCTAGAAGAGGATCCAACCAACGCTATAATCCCGTACAACCCGCTTGGCCTAAGTATTGACAACTACGTTGCCCAGAAGGCCCTCTACATCTGGGGTATACGCGGCTGTCTAGGATGCCACGGCGTACGTATGGACGTCAAGGACGCGTTTGCCTTCCCGAGTCTAGACGAGCTAATGCAGTACATGAAGGAGGGCAAGGCTCCCGAGAAGGTAGTGTATGACCCGGCGTTCATGCACAACCACGGTATCGGCCGCGTGAACCCTGACGGCAGTCTAGGCAGCTGTGAGGCATGCCACCCGTATCACGGCTTCAGCGTAAAGATAGCCAGGAAGGGCGCCTACCAGGCATGTGGCCGCTGCCACACGGGACCAGACCATCCGAACGACGAGCAGTGGAGTAAGAGCGTACACGGCGCCATATTCTGGGGCGAGGCCGAGGACTGGGACTGGGACAAGCCTGTCAACAACTGGATGCCAGGCCGCGACTACAGGGCACCCACATGTGTAACCTGCCACATGGCTGCAGTGTTCAACGAGCGTGGCGAGGTCAAGTATGCTAGCAGCCACGACGTAGCCATAATCAGCAAGTTCAAGCTAGGCAAGTGGGTATACACTCTACCGCGTGTAGCTGGCCTGCCAGATTTCGCAATACCGACAGCCACAGCGACCCAGGCACCTGTATTCAAGAGCCCGACAACAGGCGACACGATAACACTAGTCTACCCAGAGCCCGACTGGAAGGCACGCAGACAGAGAGCAATTGACATGTGTGCCCAGTGCCACACCAAGGAGTACGCGGCGGCATGGTTGAAGACCTACGACTGGATGATCATACTAGTAGACTACATGAGAGACGAGTACGTACTAACCGTAGCCAACATGCTGAAGGCAAAGGGTCTATTCACACCAATGGACGAGTGGATGGTGAGAAACCTAGGTGCTATGGCCAATAGGCCCACTAAGATGTCTGCAGCACACTTCGGCCCCGACTTCACCTGGTGGGAGGGCATAATGCACTTCGCTGAGAAGATAGAGGAGTGGCTAATCGATGTATACGAGAGGCCTGCTGTAGCCAAGAAGGCGCCAGAGATACGCGAGAAGATCGAAGAGATACTGCCATGGTTCAAGGAGCAGTGGGAGGGCGAGGGCAGCACTGGCACAGTACACAGCCTTGCAGAGGTGAAGACAGCTATCGCTAAGGCCGTCGAGGCGCCGAGCATAGAGGCCTATGCTCAGAAGGTAGAGACCCTAGAACCGCCAGCAAAGCCGCTAGTAGCCAAGGCGCCGGTGAAGACCCTAGGTGAGGTCAGCGAGTTCAGCCTAACACTGCCAGGCAGCGATGCTAGCCGCGAGGTGCCGGTAGCAGTATTCGCGGTGTTCCCGGCAGCACCTCTACTACTAGTCTTCGTATCCAGAAAGCGCGCTGTAGCAGCATAA
- a CDS encoding archaellin/type IV pilin N-terminal domain-containing protein, with product MVKVLRGVSPVVATALLVLIAIATAVILYLWVSGTVQTTPQTSYQLQERIKIDTVDVQSNTTHYNFTVYVRNVGDVNATLSTAYLVDPQTNSIVKVNDTLNIEIKPGNVTPLINVFENIPAGSFTGNTALVRIVTTNGVEATYMVPLK from the coding sequence ATGGTCAAGGTCCTTAGAGGCGTATCCCCCGTAGTAGCTACAGCACTACTCGTACTCATAGCAATAGCAACAGCCGTGATACTCTATCTATGGGTGAGTGGAACAGTCCAGACAACACCTCAGACAAGTTATCAGCTACAAGAACGGATAAAGATAGATACCGTTGATGTGCAGTCCAACACTACACACTACAACTTCACAGTATATGTACGTAATGTTGGCGATGTAAACGCTACCCTGTCGACAGCATACCTGGTAGATCCCCAGACTAACAGCATCGTAAAAGTAAACGACACGTTAAATATTGAAATCAAGCCAGGCAACGTTACGCCCCTCATCAACGTGTTCGAGAACATACCCGCCGGGAGCTTTACCGGTAACACGGCCCTGGTGAGGATAGTGACAACAAATGGTGTTGA
- a CDS encoding transglutaminase-like domain-containing protein gives MTSWSSISSNEIARTMDATENEDIETKMTGVVTVTTTTTVLEENKLMQDNFQWEPPVVKWSWKWIELGWRGLVDVETTKLLSKGCRFDPGVFNESAVRCSLLQAPAFTRLARALAENSSSILETAARVAVWTALHTKYIPDGEGVEYVYTPAETLTRGGGDCEDRALLEAALLIAAGIDNVVLVSFEFNDTDIGHVEAGVIVNGTLYLLPPVNVSLPLELEDYAGYMSLQGYRLASVKVYNVKVSRNDGALVIRVGAEELRPPMPPTEPWRPPRAYLDVLETEVLQLIEGLYGKPPCPGFVQRVVDWMAGYLPEQEPPMIPVGYYMYAVPITLYKSKPLSYAIVEARIYLASMLAQGLDHWLREENHWCVVVHAEAENVEMQLFRYTPGGALKAYTGLAPATVLHVFSGPWLPWFTANVTLEDGRLVIYSKNNITSILVYGAGIGDDLVELVGVAKPGAFYPGLETVEALNWTTEYNGSLIVIEYSKLLGAVEEKASRLGVEPPFLLVVWSGDRELYEMLLVPRDNGG, from the coding sequence GTGACGAGCTGGTCGTCGATTTCCAGTAACGAGATTGCTAGAACAATGGATGCCACAGAAAACGAAGATATAGAGACCAAGATGACTGGCGTTGTTACTGTCACTACTACTACCACTGTGTTAGAAGAAAACAAGTTAATGCAGGATAACTTCCAATGGGAGCCTCCAGTTGTCAAATGGAGTTGGAAATGGATAGAACTAGGATGGAGGGGTCTCGTTGATGTCGAGACGACTAAGTTGCTTTCGAAGGGCTGTAGGTTTGATCCCGGCGTGTTTAACGAGTCTGCTGTAAGGTGCAGCTTGCTCCAGGCGCCTGCATTTACAAGATTGGCTCGAGCTTTAGCAGAGAATTCTTCTAGTATACTTGAGACAGCTGCGCGAGTTGCTGTATGGACGGCACTACATACCAAGTATATACCAGACGGCGAAGGCGTCGAGTACGTGTATACACCAGCAGAGACTCTTACACGAGGTGGGGGTGACTGTGAGGACCGTGCTCTCCTTGAGGCTGCGCTCCTCATAGCAGCGGGGATAGATAATGTAGTGCTGGTATCCTTTGAGTTTAACGATACTGACATAGGACACGTAGAGGCCGGAGTAATAGTTAATGGTACCCTTTATCTTCTGCCGCCAGTTAATGTTTCACTGCCTCTTGAACTCGAAGACTATGCAGGCTACATGTCGTTGCAGGGCTATAGGTTAGCCAGTGTAAAAGTCTATAACGTCAAAGTCTCTAGAAATGATGGAGCACTAGTAATAAGAGTAGGTGCTGAAGAACTCAGACCTCCTATGCCTCCAACAGAGCCTTGGAGACCCCCAAGAGCTTATCTTGATGTACTCGAAACTGAAGTTTTGCAGCTAATAGAGGGCCTTTACGGGAAGCCTCCTTGTCCCGGGTTTGTGCAGAGAGTGGTAGACTGGATGGCCGGCTATCTGCCGGAGCAGGAGCCGCCAATGATTCCGGTTGGCTACTACATGTATGCAGTGCCAATTACATTGTATAAGTCAAAACCTCTCTCCTATGCCATTGTGGAGGCACGTATTTACCTCGCATCGATGTTGGCCCAGGGGTTAGACCATTGGCTACGGGAGGAGAATCACTGGTGTGTAGTTGTTCACGCCGAAGCAGAGAATGTTGAAATGCAGTTATTCCGTTATACGCCTGGTGGCGCTCTGAAGGCTTATACCGGCCTTGCGCCGGCTACGGTGCTCCACGTGTTTAGCGGGCCCTGGCTACCCTGGTTTACGGCGAACGTAACCCTTGAAGATGGTCGACTAGTAATATACTCGAAGAACAATATCACTTCAATACTTGTCTACGGTGCGGGTATTGGTGACGATCTTGTAGAGCTAGTTGGCGTAGCTAAGCCCGGGGCCTTCTACCCCGGCTTGGAGACTGTAGAGGCTCTCAACTGGACCACGGAATATAATGGATCCCTGATAGTGATTGAATATAGTAAATTGCTTGGTGCTGTCGAAGAGAAGGCTTCTAGATTGGGTGTTGAGCCTCCATTTCTCCTAGTAGTTTGGTCGGGCGACCGGGAGTTATACGAGATGCTTCTTGTGCCCCGAGATAATGGGGGCTAA